A DNA window from Corvus hawaiiensis isolate bCorHaw1 chromosome 11, bCorHaw1.pri.cur, whole genome shotgun sequence contains the following coding sequences:
- the THOC7 gene encoding THO complex subunit 7 homolog isoform X1, protein MGAVTDDEVIRKRLLIDGDGAGDDRRINLLVKSFIKWCNSGSQEEGYSQYQRMLSTLSQCEFSMGKTLLVYDMNLREMENYEKIYKDIENSIAAAHEKISECKKQILQAKRIRKNRQEYDALAKVIQHHPDRHETLKQLEALGKELQNLSHIKENVEDKLELRRKQFHVLLSTIHELQQTLENDEKLSEAEESQETQMEAEAKQ, encoded by the exons ATGGGGGCCGTGACCGACG ATGAAGTTATCCGCAAGCGGCTGCTGATCGATGGCGATGGAGCTGGTGACGACAGGCGGATCAATTTGTTGGTGAAGAGTTTCATTAAGTGGTGTAATTCCGGATCTCAGGAGGAAGG ATACAGCCAGTACCAACGAATGCTGAGTACTTTATCACAGTGTGAATTTTCAATGGGAAAAACTCTTCTGGTGTATGACATGAACCTGAGAGAGAtggaaaattatgaaaaaatctATAAGGATATAG aaaatagtaTAGCTGCAGCCCATGAGAAGATCTCTGAATGCAAAAAACAAATCCTGCAAGCAAAAAGGATTCGAAAAAATCGCCAGG AATATGATGCATTGGCCAAAGTCATACAGCATCACCCAGACAGACACGAAACACTGAA GCAGCTAGAAGCTTTGGGAAAAGAACTGCAAAATCTTTCTcacattaaagaaaatgttgaagATAAG TTGGAGCTGAGAAGAAAGCAGTTCCATGTTCTCCTGAGTACCATCCATGAACTTCAGCAAACCCTGGAGA ATGATGAAAAACTTTCAGAAGCTGAGGAATCCCAAGAAACTCAAATGGAAGCAGAGGCCAAGCAGTAG
- the THOC7 gene encoding THO complex subunit 7 homolog isoform X2, with translation MLSTLSQCEFSMGKTLLVYDMNLREMENYEKIYKDIENSIAAAHEKISECKKQILQAKRIRKNRQEYDALAKVIQHHPDRHETLKQLEALGKELQNLSHIKENVEDKLELRRKQFHVLLSTIHELQQTLENDEKLSEAEESQETQMEAEAKQ, from the exons ATGCTGAGTACTTTATCACAGTGTGAATTTTCAATGGGAAAAACTCTTCTGGTGTATGACATGAACCTGAGAGAGAtggaaaattatgaaaaaatctATAAGGATATAG aaaatagtaTAGCTGCAGCCCATGAGAAGATCTCTGAATGCAAAAAACAAATCCTGCAAGCAAAAAGGATTCGAAAAAATCGCCAGG AATATGATGCATTGGCCAAAGTCATACAGCATCACCCAGACAGACACGAAACACTGAA GCAGCTAGAAGCTTTGGGAAAAGAACTGCAAAATCTTTCTcacattaaagaaaatgttgaagATAAG TTGGAGCTGAGAAGAAAGCAGTTCCATGTTCTCCTGAGTACCATCCATGAACTTCAGCAAACCCTGGAGA ATGATGAAAAACTTTCAGAAGCTGAGGAATCCCAAGAAACTCAAATGGAAGCAGAGGCCAAGCAGTAG